The sequence ATAGTATGAgtgaatattttaaacaaaaaatgTACTTCCCCATAACACTTTCTCTCCACCCCttaaaatgaatgaatgaatgcacAATTTTTTTAAGTTGTACTGATGTGATTGGTAAATAGGGAAGAAAAGTGACAAGTGTTTAAAAAACAAAATGTAGTGTAGTTGCAGTTGAATTTTAAAAAGTCTTAAGTACATTTTAAACCATGTTGAGAATACAGTATCTCTTGTATGTCATAAAAGTTGCTTTCTTGTTCCTTTTATTGGAGGTGGCTGTACACTGAAATACAAAAAAAAATTACAACCAAGGCATTTGCTTTTAAACAGAGGACACTTTCAGGGAAGTAACAGTATCTCAAACTGCCATGAGGCAATATCTGTTAAGTTGCCTGAACACTATTATCTCCAATTACTGGGAAAAATAGACATGTTGGTTTTCTGGATGCTATCATCAACATTTGACTGAAAACATTGCATTGTTGTCTCACTTAGTTACAGATTTGTGCTTTAAGGAAAGAACTGAACAATATTGTCACTAAGATTTCAGTACGGTGTATTGGTGAGTGGGTGAGATTTTCACACAGCGTTTTTCCTTTGCTACAAATTCAGCAAACATAACGGTGGGCTAATGACATTTTCATATTAATTCCACTTGAACTTTGAAAAATACCCAGCACTGTAACTAGATTTTTCTCTTTCATATCTGGGTATTTTATGGGGAGCATTTTGAGCTATATAACACTAAGTATTTATAGTTGCAGGTTTGTCATTGGTGGCGGAAGCAACTTGGTGATAAATTTAAGAGAATCACACTAGTATACCACATATTAAGGCGTAGTACCATGTGGGATTTTCAGCACAGTACCGATACACTGAAAGAGCAGAGTGACAACACTGAGCTAAACAAGGCTCATCTGTAAAGTAAACTGAACAATGAAAACAGAACTTTAAAAACCACAACATAAAATGAGCACCTTTGGCGTCTTTGTCTGCTTACATTTTCTTCTCTTCACTCATCAGATCATACACAATAAAGTCAATGATAAGAATGGTAACTCTTGCTACAAGGGCTTATTTTCTTTAAAAAGCAAAAAAAATTGCATTCTCTTTCCTGCCACTCTTCTTGTAAAGGCATCAAGTCAAGGTGGGGTTCAGGTCCATCGGCACCAGCAGCCCTCCAGCACCTTATTCTTCAAGTTCAGGCCTAGGCGGGGATTGCTGACAGGCTATATTCAATTGTGGGCAGCATATAGCCAAGCTGACCCTCTCCTCACCAAACATTGTCAAAATTAATTTTCCAGCatggtcactgggtagtgatcgggAATGGGAACCATGGCTGATTATTCCTCTCCCAAAACCCAGAAGATACTGAAACCAATTGCAGCACCCCTACTGcaaccctggctgagatcagctagctTAACACAGACCAGGTCAAACCTGGGACCTCCCTAGTCTGTAAAGCTCAATATTTATCAACTGAGCCATCAGGGCAGCCATTTATTTTTTTAATCTTGAAAGTCAAGGGTTATATCCCATTGTTATGCGTTATTATAACGGGAGAAAACTAAACAACTATTAAAAACATGATCTGGCACAGAAATTTATCACATAATTACTGGAGTCGGCGGTAACTTGTACAAAGTTCATGGTCCCTAATATCTCCCCAACCTCCATTCTTCACGTGTGGAGTGATTGGAGCCAATGGATACATTTTACTTATTGCCATGGTTTCTGGGAACAAGTGCTGTACATTGCTACTTATAATTCTGTCAATTTTAGAAATTTCAACAGATGGCATGCAAGCTTTCTTGTGATGCATACCACAATCGCCAGCATGGAAAATACGAGGAACTTCACAGACCATAACTTTCCAATACCGAGGCAGACAGGATACTGTTAAATACTGTAATGTCCAGTCCCAGTTGTAGTCATCATATTCACAGAAAGTATTTGTGCACTCTATCATTTTCTGATAGGTGTCTCTAGTCATAGCCATGCCCATGTTGTGTTCTGTTGATCGCCAGGTTTTCACTTCCACCTTATTTGTTTTATCTGTGAAATCACTGACACGTGCATACGAACCAATGGACAATAAGTCACAGTCAGGACAACTTTCAGCCTTCAGGCTCCACATATTTTTCAAGACATGATAGAAATCAGGTGACAAGTAGTGGTCCTCTTCAATGAAGAGCATTAAACCCTTATGATCTTCCAAAACTTTTACCCTTTCCCAAACAAAATGCAACTTCCACCACCAGTGATGTTTGGTCTGACAGAATTTGGCCTCCCTATAGTGGCCGAATGAATCTGGATATTCAGCATTGATACAGCCCAATTTGAAAGCATTTGCTTTGCTTATGTCACGTGGACAGTCTTTAGGATCGTGTCCTGGGAATTCATTGGGATACAACTGGATACTGAATGGAAAAAATATCTGCAACACTTGACAAAAATCGATGCTAGCTACGATGTGATTGATCTGCGGAGACCAGAAGTCGTGGCTGAATATCAACAAGACGTTTTCTATTCCTTTGGCTTTTCTGAGCGAATCCACGAGCATCTGCAGGTATTCTGGCCTGTTGTGCACTTGAATCACCACCACCACATCATTGGGAGGACGTGTCTTTACGGTCTCCTggttcctgacagtctggtcaaAGTTCAGCTGGTAAACGACTCCGCGGTAAACCA is a genomic window of Pristiophorus japonicus isolate sPriJap1 chromosome 4, sPriJap1.hap1, whole genome shotgun sequence containing:
- the mgat2 gene encoding alpha-1,6-mannosyl-glycoprotein 2-beta-N-acetylglucosaminyltransferase, yielding MRFRIYKRKVFLLALIMLVAAFAFWTGGKFRKNEAFPRGDETSRSVRAGNGNAIRKVSNESQLSRFDKPEVDNLTLVYRGVVYQLNFDQTVRNQETVKTRPPNDVVVVIQVHNRPEYLQMLVDSLRKAKGIENVLLIFSHDFWSPQINHIVASIDFCQVLQIFFPFSIQLYPNEFPGHDPKDCPRDISKANAFKLGCINAEYPDSFGHYREAKFCQTKHHWWWKLHFVWERVKVLEDHKGLMLFIEEDHYLSPDFYHVLKNMWSLKAESCPDCDLLSIGSYARVSDFTDKTNKVEVKTWRSTEHNMGMAMTRDTYQKMIECTNTFCEYDDYNWDWTLQYLTVSCLPRYWKVMVCEVPRIFHAGDCGMHHKKACMPSVEISKIDRIISSNVQHLFPETMAISKMYPLAPITPHVKNGGWGDIRDHELCTSYRRLQ